Proteins from a genomic interval of Maniola hyperantus chromosome 1, iAphHyp1.2, whole genome shotgun sequence:
- the Nedd8 gene encoding NEDD8 produces the protein MLIKVKTLTGKEIEIDIEPTDKVERIKERVEEKEGIPPQQQRLIFSGKQMNDEKTAQDYKVQGGSVLHLVLALRGGQ, from the exons ATGTTGATCAAGGTTAAG ACGCTTACTGGCAAAGAAATCGAAATAGATATAGAACCTACTGATAAAGTAGAGAGAATCAAAGAGAGGGTTGAAGAAAAAGAAGGCATTCCTCCACAGCAACAACGACTGATATTTTCCGGAAAACAAAT GAATGATGAAAAGACAGCCCAGGATTACAAAGTGCAGGGAGGGTCGGTGCTGCATTTGGTGTTAGCCCTCAGAGGGGGCCAGTGA
- the LOC117984345 gene encoding ubiquitin-conjugating enzyme E2Q-like protein 1 isoform X2 produces MEVDCLSVDKNKARKRTREPEKWEANIAKANRDGVSPAEAAVSLPASPPASTLAKKIAVGANDTRERAAEVRTRRLMKELKEIQRLQENRPDPVFTVELVNDNLFEWHVRLHQIDPESDLAADLRELGVSNILLHLVFPENFPFAPPFMRVIEPRIEKGFVMEGGAICMELLTPRGWASAYTVEAVVMQFAASVVKGQGRVARAPSRSAREFSRRRAEEAFRSLVKTHDKYGWVTPSLSDG; encoded by the exons ATGGAGGTAGATTGTTTGTCCGTGGATAAAAATAAAGCCAGAAAACGTACCAGAGAACCTGAAAAATGGGAGGCAAATATTGCCAAAGCAAACAG AGATGGAGTCAGCCCAGCAGAAGCAGCCGTGAGTTTGCCGGCCAGTCCTCCCGCCTCTACGCTGGCAAAGAAGATAGCAGTTGGCGCAAACGACACGCGGGAAAGAGCCGCAGAGGTGCGCACGCGCCGCCTCATGAAGGAGCTGAAGGAAATACAGCGGTTGCAGGAGAACAGGCCGGATCCTGTATTTACT GTTGAATTGGTGAACGACAACTTGTTCGAGTGGCACGTGCGGCTGCACCAGATCGACCCGGAGAGCGATCTGGCGGCCGACCTGCGCGAGCTGGGCGTGTCGAACATCCTGCTGCACCTCGTCTTCCCGGAGAACTTCCCCTTCGCGCCGCCCTTCATGCGCGTCATCGAGCCGCGGATAGAGAAGGGATTTGTTATGGAAG GTGGAGCAATATGTATGGAACTGCTAACGCCACGCGGCTGGGCGTCCGCGTACACCGTGGAGGCGGTGGTGATGCAGTTCGCCGCGTCCGTGGTGAAGGGGCAGGGCCGCGTAGCGCGCGCCCCGTCGCGCTCGGCGCGCGAGTTCTCGCGCCGGCGCGCCGAAGAGGCGTTCCGGTCGCTCGTCAAGACGCACGACAAATACGGATGGGTCACACCCTCACTGTCCGACGGTTGA
- the LOC117984055 gene encoding uncharacterized protein codes for MVSSVNLLVAGFILQITFVSPITEIEGDDEVLHLIGEPDFRDVRLRWEYGKSEESDNRKLLAFQIHYCELQAWGQYRCRTKVLDNVKEDRSAKAMVETTTAKVPVPSVKRGRTYTSYITGLRMATTYSFEVRPVRRDARDLADPHSIGSKIIIVPTKGFSARATQCLPHASEVEVSTGPYFGGRIAVEAADGGPERCSIQGNPNSAQDAYILRIHHDECGSEVNDTTVATYVIVQENLPILTHSTRRFLVICTYKPETLTVRAGINLPKANPGDVLVETKSHGVVEPYDEQEVNDNRLQPARLEATKEETQQSMFGEITLVMFLVVAAFGGVALLIWKMVPQAGKSMDNISISTVSSLSRSGIFNRRNIDRFSDKSSVYSITLSEKDEAVKKPSEGDNTSEA; via the exons AGGTGCTACATCTTATAGGAGAGCCGGACTTCCGCGATGTTCGACTTCGGTGGGAGTACGGCAAAAGTGAAGAATCTGATAACAGGAAACTGTTGGCTTTTCAAATACACTATTGCGAGTTGCAAGCCTGGGGCCAGTACCGATGCAGAACTAAG GTACTTGATAATGTCAAAGAAGATAGATCTGCTAAGGCCATGGTGGAAACAACTACAGCAAAGGTGCCCGTTCCAAGTGTTAAGCGTGGTCGTACCTACACGTCATATATCACTGGTTTACGGATGGCAACAACGTACTCCTTCGAAGTGCGGCCGGTGAGACGGGACGCTCGAGATCTGGCTGATCCGCACTCCATTGGCTCGAAAATTATCATAGTTCCCACAAAAGGAT tttctgCTCGAGCCACACAATGTTTGCCACACGCGAGCGAAGTTGAGGTATCTACGGGCCCATATTTCGGTGGTCGAATAGCCGTTGAGGCAGCAGATGGGGGCCCGGAAAGATGTTCAATCCAAGGCAACCCGAACAGTGCCCAGGACGCGTATATCCTGCGAATACATCATGACGAATGCGGTTCAGAGGTCAACGACACTACAGTGGCCACTTATGTGATCGTTCAAGAAAACTTGCCAATACTTACGCACAGCACACGCCG GTTCTTAGTAATCTGCACATACAAACCGGAAACGTTAACGGTACGAGCTGGAATCAATCTGCCAAAAGCTAATCCTGGCGATGTTTTAGTGGAAACTAAGTCTCACGGAGTAGTGGAACCATACGACGAACAAGAAGTGAATGACAACAGGCTTCAACCAGCTCGACTTGAGGCTACGAAGGAAGAAACGCAACAAA gtatGTTTGGAGAGATAACCCTCGTTATGTTCCTAGTTGTCGCAGCATTTGGAGGTGTTGCACTTCTCATATGGAAGATGGTACCACAAGCTGGTAAAAGCATGGACAATATTTCAATATCTACAGTGTCTTCCCTTTCTCGCAGCGGGATTTTCAACAGGAGGAATATTGACAGATTTTCCGATAAAAGTTCCGTATATTCAATAACGCTTTCGGAAAAAGACGAAGCTGTTAAAAAGCCTAGTGAAGGCGATAATACTTCGGAGGCCTAG
- the Tango6 gene encoding transport and Golgi organization protein 6 homolog, translating to MTEVGAIFQRLEKLIKTDSNNEFMTSVFKHITSIDKKGNGRNDCYELLSTFLKNIIQEIDTLATEIEKNYGVLISVKHQKVLRTCYQIISSFGIASCLIPGLGISFSKRCAAAQSLPPILLSDEQKYKILVLCTDFLHRSYNVPVLKNIIVTFHLIDYLAALIQLAFAPLKKPGAYPDFTMTQEMYDTLNTDRQKYVQVYEYLVSNCFQPTLMKELLVLQNVADQKSPLFVKRVIAKEMSRRLTVSGGLLSLIRCFIDGQDMDTGLEWKKVEMICKIVSTKHGNQNESDYLVNITAQLKQIFTINNTKYLATAVSCLMTLYERYNNAEQVKDLVNDILRSLNYDILLEKSHLPGTIILTPQEIEHSIQILYVCTYITQVHIPPEFVTSNLHLLFLLRIKCTNNEMKVKISSIISKALELVDKTKMCDLIKELLFGQTKSKEADVLIEEYEAGLTVKYVNSHVDYPVDDSLVNFVEFFNAAENSALISNLFEACLQIFVNVNSMRLVNNTETLLSLDDEPVLLSSNDEKYARMLTILSEISTSQKVVKILQENPLIVINFVEAILLKSIDSTNDECKTIALVLLNIILSNTDNMRNLKDKLHTFLPKFEMMASNDTEYIKILCKESMSLILSEYPKAKDSPFEKALSNISDNLLPLRAHGIMELGKLIEKADPETISKRHYVFCLLQEQLKDPDSYIYLSAINCIASLASHCTSDILGVLCKEYLDISTEPESKENRNRAAELRVKIGDVIVKVTKRLGEMAVLHKSILLNTILCACRDDDPLIRTSALSNLAEIALVLNYKMGSIIYEVLLCIWTIIETDKAIECRRAAVMVISSLIKGLGKETLIELKENLLPIYRTLNKLYKYSNEDNVVRLHAQLALEELNDIVKQFLFSELPIEKEFSMLTEPSVIIFK from the exons atGACTGAGGTTGGTGCAATATTTCAGCGATTAGAAAAACTTATCAAAACTG ACAGTAATAATGAATTCATGACATCAGTTTTCAAACATATCACATCTATAGACAAAAAGGGTAATGGACGCAATGATTGCTATGAGCTTTTAAGCACATTCTTGAAGAACATTATTCAGGAAATTGACACTCTAGCCACAGAAATAGAGAAAAATTATGGTGTGCTTATTAGTGTAAAACACCAGAAAGTACTACGTACatgttatcaaataatttcatcaTTTGGTATTGCATCATGTTTGATACCTGGCTTAGGCATAAGCTTTTCAAAAAGATGTGCAGCAGCACAATCTTTGCCACCAATTTTATTATCTgatgaacaaaaatataaaattttagtgTTGTGTACAGATTTTCTACATAGAAGTTATAATGTACCAgtcctaaaaaatattatagtaacaTTTCATTTAATTGACTATTTGGCTGCATTAATACAATTAGCTTTTGCTCCTTTAAAAAAGCCTGGTGCCTATCCTGACTTTACTATGACTCAAGAAATGTATGATACATTAAATACTGATAGACAGAAATATGTTCAAGTATATGAATATTTAGTCAGTAACTGCTTCCAGCCAACGCTTATGAAAGAATTATTAGTGCTTCAAAATGTAGCAGATCAAAAATCTCCTTTGTTTGTTAAAAGAGTTATAGCCAAGGAAATGAGTAGGCGCCTCACAGTATCAGGTGGCTTATTGAGTCTGATAAGATGTTTTATTGATGGTCAAGATATGGATACAGGACTTGAATGGAAAAAAGTTGAAATGATTTGCAAAATAGTCTCAACTAAACATGGAAACCAGAATGAGAGTGATTATCTAGTAAACATTACTGCCCAACTGAAACAAatatttactataaataatacaaaatatctTGCAACTGCAGTTTCATGTCTCATGACTTTATATGAAAGATATAATAATGCTGAGCAAGTTAAAGATTTAGTTAATGATATTTTGAGAAGTCTTAACTATGACATTTTGTTGGAAAAATCTCATTTACCCGGTACCATTATTCTAACTCCTCAAGAAATAGAACATAGTATACAAATCCTTTATGTCTGCACATATATTACTCAGGTACACATACCACCGGAATTTGTAACATCAAATTTGCATTTACTTTTTCTCCTGAGAATTAAATGTACAAACAATGAGATGAAAGTAAAAATTAGCAGTATAATTTCAAAAGCTTTAGAATTAgttgataaaactaaaatgtgtgACCTAATAAAAGAGCTATTATTTGGGCAAACTAAATCGAAAGAAGCTGATGTCCTAATTGAAGAATATGAAGCAGGCTTGACAGTCAAGTATGTTAATTCTCATGTGGATTATCCGGTAGATGATTCATTAGTTAATTTTGTGGAATTTTTCAATGCAGCTGAAAACAGTGCACTTATAAGCAATTTATTTGAAGCTTGTCTTCAAAtatttgtaaatgtaaatagcATGAGACTTGTGAATAACACAGAGACTCTATTGAGTTTGGATGATGAGCCTGTGTTGCTAAGTTCAAACGATGAAAAGTACGCTCGTATGCTGACTATTTTGTCAGAGATATCAACATCACAAAAAGTTGTAAAGATTTTGCAGGAAAATCCTTtaattgtgattaattttgttgaGGCGATTTTACTTAAAAGTATAGACAGCACAAATGACGAATGTAAAACTATTGctttagttttattaaatattatattatctaatacTGATAATATGCGTAACTTGAAAGATAAACTACATACTTTTCTACCAAAATTTGAAATGATGGCTAGTAATGATACTGAATacattaaaattttatgtaAAGAATCCATGTCGTTAATATTATCGGAATATCCTAAAGCTAAAGATAGTCCATTTGAGAAGGCACTATCAAACATTTCCGACAATCTACTCCCATTAAGAGCTCATGGAATCATGGAGCTTGGGAAACTTATAGAAAAAGCAGATCCTGAAACTATATCTAAACGACATTACGTATTTTGCCTGCTGCAG gaACAACTCAAGGACCCAGATTCATATATTTACTTATCAGCCATAAATTGTATAGCATCACTTGCTTCACATTGTACTAGTGATATTCTTGGTGTTTTATGTAAGGAATATTTGGATATATCAACTGAACCGGAAAGTAAGGAAAACCGAAATAGGGCTGCTGAATTGAGGGTGAAAATTGGTGATGTAATTGTTAAAGTTACTAAAAGACTAG GTGAAATGGCGGTACTGCATAAAAGTATTTTGCTTAACACAATACTATGCGCTTGTAGAGATGATGACCCATTGATTAGAACCTCTGCTTTATCTAACTTAGCAGAAATCGCATTAGTACTGAATTATAAAATGGGCTCCATTATATATGAG GTTCTACTTTGTATTTGGACAATAATTGAAACCGATAAAGCAATAGAATGCCGCAGAGCAGCTGTCATGGTTATTTCAAGTTTAATTAAAGGACTGGGAAAAGAAACATTGATagaattaaaagaaaatctACTACCAATTTACAGAActttaaataaactatataaATATTCAAATGAAGATAATGTTGTCAGACTTCATGCTCAGTTGGCTTTAGAAGAACTTAATGATATTGTAAAGCAATTCTTGTTTAGTGAGTTACCTATtgagaaagaattttcaatgtTAACAGAACCAAGTGTAAtaatctttaaataa